GGCGATTAACGTAGTTCTCTCTTGGCTCTTGCAGGGAAAGTTAACTGATGGAACTGTGTTTGATTCAAGTTTTGAGAGGGGTGACCCTATTGAGTTTGAGCTTGGAACTGGTCAAGTCATCCCAGGTTTGTTTCAATCGCATCGCATTAACTCCATCTGTTTTCCCCTGTTATTGTAACATTATTTTATTCACAGACAAAATTGAATGTAATggaacataatttaaaaaacgtTGCAGGATGGGACCAGGGTTTACTGGGAGCTTGTGTAGGTGAGAAGAGAAAGTTGAAAATCCCATCCAAACTTGGTTATGGTGAAAGCGGCTCACCACCAAAAATCCCAggtatgttatgttatgttgcTCGGCTGAACGTTACTAGTAGATTATTCAGTTCCATCCTTCTATCTAATGATGAGGCTAGAGAGAACATAAGATACTGAATTGACCAGCCAATGAAAGACGCTGCACCTTGTTAAACGATCGATGAACCAATAATGCATGTGTACCGTTAGTGCATCAGAACCAAGAAATAGGGAGTCAGATAATGAGAGTACTTGTTGTgttgtggaaattttcgattCTAACAGCATTTTTTTTAGGGACTATATATTGCTGTTAGACTCAATGTTTAATGAGAATTAATTGGGAATTGCAGGTGGTGCGACACTAATATTCGACACTGAGCTTGTTGCTGTGAACGGGGAACCAGCCAGCGAACGAAAAGCAAAGAATGAGCTTTGATTACACCCTCGTTGTTTTTTCCATTTAAACGAAACCGTTAAGTAGTAGCTGTTGTTGGCATTTTGAATCTAAAACAGCCTAGAATCATTACTTTGCTAGTtaaagacaataataatatgtttGGTTATAACTTTAGTTATGCTGGCAGTTCTAAAATGGCAACTTGGCCAGAAAATAGAAAGTTAATTTTGATTGGCAATAAGGTGCAAACGCAGATAATCAGAAGAACTTTGGCCAGAATCACTTATTTTGCCATGTGTGGATATGACAGTATTATAACAACATGTACACTCTTCCTATTTAGTTTATAAACCGTGGGTGTGCAACCTAACTTGTTTGCCTACAGCGATCCTCGTTGAATGAAGAAGATATCAAATCTTCCAAGGTGCTTTGTAGAACTCCGTTGACATCTCTGAGTAGTGTACGATTTACTTGCAAAAAGTGGAACAACTTTATCCAAATGTGGGAGCTTTGCAAAGAAGTCTCTTTGTGGTCAAGCAAAAGTAGCAGCAAGGGGAAGAGAGTTTATGGTGGTCAACTCAACTGGTCATGATggtgggttttagggtttattttgTGAGAGTCAGTCTCCAGAACAACAACGTTGAACCATGTATAATGACGCGTAAAGCAAAACTTATTAGCTTAGGCGATGAAGTCTATATATTCAAGTTAATCACTACTACGGTTTATTATTGTTATGCATCAGCATCACCAGAGACAAGCCTAAAGGTCGTCGTTAAATACAAATGCAAAACTTAACCATATTGGATGACTGATTTCAAAgacatttacaattttttttgaatcaattatgagaaaacatattttggagtggtttttgttgattttaccACTTTTTGAATAGTTCGTagattttaccatttttaagttacaaaaatttgattaaacatgagttttatttgttatgtttggGTTAGTCGGTTCTATTTGTTTTTAGGGTTACCATTTATTAagttacaaaaatttgattaaacatgcgttttatttgttatgtttggGTTAGTCTgttctatttgtttttagaGTTTagtatctatactattaaaagggaagcattccTCACTATGTAGACTTAAAATTggagattattacatgaaatgccattacaaatagaacaaacaaaaaacagaagaaagggtacatttgtattaaataaaaattgaaaagacgCGGACTCTGTCGAACCCGATCCGAAATTGATGGGtaataaaaaaattcgaaaacaCACATAAATGAAGGACTGAGTTTAAAAAGCTAAAAAGGCTAACTCGCATAGTAAAAGGGAAGCGTTTAATAATATAGGATCTCCGCGTTTTCTATATTCTAATATTACATGTTTATATGAATCATGATCCAAACGTGTTGGGctttttaataatacaaatcGGCCCACTTTTATATTACGTGTCCAATAGAAAAGTTCAAAGTTTTCTACGCAAGCACGTATTTATTGGAACGTATATTATGGGAACGAACGGTACATGTAAAAAGTATCCAAACAGATTTTGATTACCAGAAATTTTGTCAATCAATGACTCACACGTAAACTTAAGAATTTTTGAGAGGActaaatactctaaaatatgGCATATCAAAGATACGGTAAACTAAAACATATCAATTCACGTAATTTGAGCGCATCTATTTATATGTCAGCtttccaaattcaaaatttattataacgATTATGAGAAACCAGATCTTATATTCCTCAATCAGTAGTGAAATTACGCAAAATTTGGAGTTATTCCACGTTTACGGAATATTAAACATGGCAAAATTTTTGCTACTTACCTAATTTTCCTATCATCGTCTATGACTATAAAAACCATTTGACGTGATGTAATTGTTACTCAAatcaaaaaacagaaaacaatataCCATTGCAATACTTCCACAAAAACAAATGGCTGATAACAATGTTTTCACAAGTCTTGTGGCGATTAAGCCTTTCAAAACGACTTGGAAGATCTATGTCAAGATTATGCATTCTTGAAAGCAGTATACGTCTTTTTCTGGAGAAACCTTGGAGGTCATACTCACTGTTGTTGATGTGAGTATATTACAATGATACTACTCATTCTATTTCTATATGTtcacaaaacatataataactgtttatattttcttttaatagggAACTTTGATTCATgcaactattaaaaaaaaccagGTCAACAAGTTTTTCCGTATGATAGTTGCGGGAGAGTGGAGAATCATCGAAAATTTCCAGCTGACTAAATCTATGGAAAGTACATGGCAACGAATCATGCATTTAAGATGATTGGTATTTGGATTTGAAAAGTTTTGAAACAATCACTGCTGATGAAGGGCTAAGTGAGAACATCTTGATCGGTATGTACTTTGTAAACAGTTTTGAACATTTAACAGATAACATTTTATCTATATACAGACATATTTTAACTTTGGCAATACATAGACGTATACAATCAATATGAAAAATCCAGGTGAAACTTTAAAAATCGTTTTGTTTTACAGGGACAACTGCTTGCCCTGTACTTTATGGGGAGTTATGAGGATATCATGTGGGAGGCATGTCAACAAGCTGGTCACGAAATAGTAACTTGCTTGCTACGTTTTGCGAAAATCCACACGTTTTATGGTAATGAAGTTATTCAAAATGTGACTCTTTTGTAATAGTAGAgatacaatttattaaaatcatttcCATGATATCCTTCTGTGCGAAATCAATAACTAATGCATTTGATATGTCATTGCTAATCATAAATACTAATTATCCTGCTGTGCAATCGGTCAAAAACAGGTacgttatcaaaaaaaattatatcacgGTACTTGACTAACTGTCGTTTGTATCAATTACGCAATAAACCACtactgtaattttttatattgcAGACTACCTGATGATGGTTTGACAATCACCAAGATTCCCCCTAAGCCAATAGAATTCTCGAAAAAAGTCTGTGCGGGTGAAATTGGCCAAGTGATTGAAAACAAAGCAGATCAAGAAGAGACGAGTGAGTAAAAGCTTATCGACGTAACAAGATGTCTACGTTAAAGGATGTGTTTCatagtttgttttttcatttcaattttctgccaaaataaaagaaataactaAGAGTGTCAACTCTAATATTATATTTCAGTTTATGAATTATGTTTAAACTATCATCTCCAAAAACATTAATAGTTTGTTTTTGATAACTACTTGGATGCAACTATTACAATTTAGTTGAAAATGTAAGTTCCggtgagaaaaaaataattatatacatgtgcttaaaagaaaaaagtataaacaCTTTACCAAGTTGATAAACAATCATAAACAGGATTATTCCGATTTAGTATTTATGTGATCATGGTTTTTGTTACTTTACACTTCAAACTTACGTACCTTGGCTCAATCAATCTTTGTAAATCACTAATTGGAGTCAAATTTGTTAGTAGATATGCATTACACATTTCATCATAATTGGATCGTGTAAACAAAACTAAAGCCAATAATTCAAACTATAAATCAGTAGGCATATATACAATATGCtattggaaataaaaatatgcatactatttttataaaaaatattttacaaaaacacaaaacaaatttctAATTAACAACAACGTAACAATTTCATTTGTAGATAAAAATAACCTTATGAAAACAttcccgcacgtatgtgcgggtccgatTCTAGTTTGGTATTAAGTAcgtattgtattttgaaaaaattgaaaatacgtatttttttcttcttaaaagtGGTAAAATCCgtaactttccaaaaaaatggTATATCCAAAAGATTTCTTCAAAAAGTGGCATTTTTGACAAGTATtcttttttccatatatatatattttgatataccATCGTTGGttgcatatttttatatagtataaagagaaatatcttaaaatagcactattttaaatttttgttccAAAGTTAGCACCCATGTTCAACTTTTCCAAATGTAGCATTTTTAATATAAGCGTactagtttaaaattaaaatttggaaacaGAGTTCTTTGTGTCATCGCTTATACTTAACTCTCTTGACGTGGCAAGAAAACTTCAAAGGGGTTTACGTTTCTTACGTCTCAACTCAATTCTGCTGCTCCACTGGTTTGCCGTAGTCTCCGTTGCTATGTTATAGACGGTGGTGGTAAAATCAAATTCACGATTTGAGGTTTCTCCAGCAAAACTTGTGTTCAATCCTTTCATCTGAGATTTTCATTCTTAGTTCATCCTCATCAATTTTTGGGAGAAATGCCAAGACGATTTGTTTATTCGATTCACCGTATTCCACCGCCGTAGCAAGAAAACCCAACCCAACCTTACTCTGGACTCACGACGAGACTCTCTGTGACTGTGGTCCTCTTAAATCGAATCAAATCACGGGGAAGAGGTCGTCTCAGCTTGTTCTAATGTTGACTGGTCATGTATCTCGATTTGGCCTTTATAATCAAATGGAAGAGTTGGATTAGAACCTTGCTCTTATCTCAGCCTGTTCTCTCACACGACTGCCTCCAAATTCAAATAATCACTACCAAGAGGACGAAGATAAggattatgaagaagaagatgaagagagacaTAGAAAATTGAGGAGTATTAACTACATAATGACAAGATCTGGTACAATTTATAGATTTGCT
The Camelina sativa cultivar DH55 chromosome 15, Cs, whole genome shotgun sequence DNA segment above includes these coding regions:
- the LOC104747071 gene encoding peptidyl-prolyl cis-trans isomerase FKBP15-1 gives rise to the protein MMMMSSASAMKAAGVLLLLTVLTLAYAKKSGDVTELQIGVKFKPQKCDLQAHKGDKIKVHYRGKLTDGTVFDSSFERGDPIEFELGTGQVIPGWDQGLLGACVGEKRKLKIPSKLGYGESGSPPKIPGGATLIFDTELVAVNGEPASERKAKNEL